aataaatgtagagttagtttaaaaatcaaaacatttaaataaaatattagattatactattttatgaatctttcaattatttaattttagcttttattgatttaaaaacactctattgattttaaaatattatttttggttaacaacagtaatatttttatcttaaaatatgtttttaatcaatatttaattatattaatttataaaaattatctaattaataaaaagtatataattattaaagtcAAGTGATATTATTATACCAAATTACTGGAATTTCCAAAACCTacaaatctcaaaataaataaaaaaataaaaaatgtaaaaccgaGCACAattaaaacaatcatattaataacacaaaataatattattgatatatgtataaCTATTGTGAAATAGCTCTCATAAATAACTGAATAAACACTAAAAAAACTAACCATGTTAACAAACGaaacattaatatataatgtataagataagaacaatttttatttattattgttttcatttctaaatgttatagtaaaaaataaactatcagcaatctatattttactttaaaacagatatttctatttataactaTGAGGTACTTGTCtgtactattatttgagaagtgaatttgattatttgtcatgttttccaTGATTTTTAGGCTGAGTGtcattagttttaataaataattttagttatactgattaaagttttaatatctttaataaataaatatatcattaattatttaactgattacaaattaatattataaaaataatctcaaaaataaatgaaaaacatgtttgaaaaaaagaaaagataattccatgtttttattttgtgtgtttatctacatctttctttcttatttgttaatttattattggTAGTATCTATGCACATATAATAATTAGATTTAtcattatactaaaatattaaaaatatatttataaaataacaaaaatgacTTTATATTTGTTTGTAAACGTAATATGTGATggtatatgttttaaattatttttaaatttactttaatattaaaaagataattccaATCccgataataatattttaataaataaaaaatattaatatttacttttcaacttaaataaaaattaatactatTCTTAAATtgaataataagaataaaaatgaaaataccaCGAAAAAATCAcgttaacaaacaaaaataagtcaaATTTAATGTTATTGCTTATATACCTCTTTtggtattttaatataaaaataaatttaaaaataattgcttgtttatttatttcattgCTTTAGAGACAAGGGCAAAGTCACACACTCAAACAAGGAACTGAAACAATGATAAAATTAACAAACTGTTGAGGATTTAGTATTATTTACTAAACGTGAATTTATTTGCAAAATTCAATAATCCAGCAGTGGTAAGCTTGACAAACAAACTTGCAATGGGTAAAGCCTGCGTCCATGGCTAAAGCTTTAAACTCAGTTCGTGATCTCTCTTTTCCACCGGAACATTGTGTGAACATCAGCATGTCCATATCAAAGGCAATGTTCGCATTGATATCTCCATTCTCAGCGTCATCAGGAGTGACTAGTTCAATGACAACAACTTTACCATTCTCTGGTAGTGATTTCCAACAATTCTTAAGAATCTTAACGCAATCTTCATCAGTCCAATCATGAAGTATACGCTGTAAATTTAGATCAACGAGTAAGTACATAGTACTAAAATACACACATAATTAAAACATGAGTTATGAGAGAGTTTTTGAACATACTTTCAAGATCATAGCATCTCCTTTTGGAACATCTACGAACATATCTCCTGCGACATGTTCCACTCCAGGGTAAGAAGGTGCTTGTGCCAAGGCACAAGTCAGATCAAAGTTGACACCCTTAATATTTGGATACTTTGAAGTAACAACACCGAGGGTGTTGCCAACTCCACCTCCAACATCAACCAACACATTCACATCTTTGAAGCCTTGGTACACTTCAAGAGCCTTCTTCACGACCGCGATGGTGAATCCCGTCTGATTAAAGAGCTTGCTGAATCTCTCATCTGTTCCCATATAGTCAAAGAGTTTCATGCCACCATGTGCACGACCAAATGCATCTCCTCCGTCTAGCACCACATCTTTCAATTGTCCCctgaaaatatatcatatcaatTATGCTAGTGCTTTTTTTTCTCGTTTGGAAAAATTCAATCGTTATATAGAAAATTACCAGGTGTTCAGAAAGACACTGTCAAAATTGACAATGACTTGAGAAGCTAAGGATCCCATATCTTGAATGTTATCTTTCAAGAAGAACCTGCATATTGGCTCGGCTTTGTAAACTCTTTGGCCTTTTCCGGCTTGGACCGTACCGCACTTGACCATGGAGTAGCTAGCGAGTAGACGAAGCATCCTGTCCAACAAAACGGGCGCCTCAGGGTTACGAGGCGTAGTTGGTAGCCTACTTGATATCTCGGAAGGTGAGAGGAACTCAGAGGCGGCGTAGAGAGTGTCAAAGACACCGAGCTCGAGTGCAGCTTTGAGAACCATTGGGAAGGCGGCAGCATTGGCTAGTCTCACAGCCATCAAGCCCAACTCGTTATCATCATCAATAACAATTTGAGTTTTGGTGTTAGAGCTTAATGTTTCTTCAATAAGGATtcccatttcttttcttctttgtcaCGGTACTGTACGTGATCGCACTGATCTGAAGCGAGGATATGGATAGAGAAGCtggtgtgtatgtgtgtgttggATGATGATTAGATGGATCTTAGCTTCTCCTTTTATAGCAAAGGCTTAACCTCCTCTTtgttatttaatactaatatatattgtaaaattgTTGGCGTGCTGGTCCATTTGGTTGGCTAATCAGTATCCAAGAGCCACTTGCGGCGGCTGAAACAGTCGCATCTTGTTTCAAGTCAGTTGGTTTTTAAGTCAACATTCACGGAGACTTTAATTTAATCACTATAGTCGACCATGACTATATCTTATAtcttatatttatgtttttaaaagagtaaatatctgttttcttttgttttttttcttgttcttaaATTTGATcgacataatattaaaatacaagtcACACATAGCTGCTACTCGATTAGAATTTAGAAAGATTGCGACATAGGAAGGCAGCAAGAGAGATGTGCTACAATTTGTAACATCGACCTTTATGGCCTCCATCATGAACTCTCCTTCCAGGAAGGTCACAAGTTTTTTGGATTGTCATACTTCATTAACTTGGACTCAATGATCAGTATATAATTTAGGGTCAATTAGACCAACTAATCATGATAACAATTTTTTGAGTAGCCATATAAAGGACCAGTTGAAGTAAATTACAAAGGTATTACGTGTCCGACCGATATTACCATTGTTTTTGGAtgcttatattatatatctaaggATGTAGGTGAGCAAATGAGTGGTTATGGATAGGAACGTTGCATATTCTTGTGCAAAAAGAGAATTACTAAAGTAAATGACATGACAACaaaataaacttgaaaaaaaaaacaaaaaaaactttatttttcatcttcttccaaaACCATGTACGAACATTCGATTTAATGGTTTTGTTtcatatttatacatataagtCCCTGTATTGTGAATTTTTAACTCCTTTTTACATATAAACGCATCCCTAACTAATTCATTATGTATACACATTACTTGCTACGAACATGGACATCAATAAATATGGAATAAGTTCACCTTCATCGTTATTTTCAACTGTATCTTCGAATTTCTTTATTGAATATGTAAACGTagttttcctcttttttttttttttgagaaatggcTTGAATTGAATTTGTAAACGTAGTTATGATTCTCTTTCATCGTTGCTTCAATTTCAAAGATTTATTTCAATTGTCTACATCGATAAGATctctttattattttcttatgtaGTGAATCCCTCCATGACAGTTAGATTTGTTTCAAATagctttgttttttcttttaagttatTGTCACCAAAAGGatctctaaaataataaaattatcaaaaatgcTTTCACTAACGAGGCAAAATATCTTTCTATATTGAAAGcctttttacaaata
The Raphanus sativus cultivar WK10039 chromosome 1, ASM80110v3, whole genome shotgun sequence DNA segment above includes these coding regions:
- the LOC108806494 gene encoding indole glucosinolate O-methyltransferase 4, whose translation is MGILIEETLSSNTKTQIVIDDDNELGLMAVRLANAAAFPMVLKAALELGVFDTLYAASEFLSPSEISSRLPTTPRNPEAPVLLDRMLRLLASYSMVKCGTVQAGKGQRVYKAEPICRFFLKDNIQDMGSLASQVIVNFDSVFLNTWGQLKDVVLDGGDAFGRAHGGMKLFDYMGTDERFSKLFNQTGFTIAVVKKALEVYQGFKDVNVLVDVGGGVGNTLGVVTSKYPNIKGVNFDLTCALAQAPSYPGVEHVAGDMFVDVPKGDAMILKRILHDWTDEDCVKILKNCWKSLPENGKVVVIELVTPDDAENGDINANIAFDMDMLMFTQCSGGKERSRTEFKALAMDAGFTHCKFVCQAYHCWIIEFCK